A region from the Arvicola amphibius chromosome 12, mArvAmp1.2, whole genome shotgun sequence genome encodes:
- the Fcgr2a gene encoding low affinity immunoglobulin gamma Fc region receptor II-a, translating into MTLEIQMFQNVHSGGRWRLQPLTIFLLFALADRQTADLPKAVVKLEPPWILVLKEDSVTLKCEGTHNPGNYSTQWLHNGRSLQSQVRPNYTFKATVNDSGEYQCRLEQTILSDPVQLEVIADWLLLQTPQLVFKEGETIILRCHSWRNKSLNKITLYQNGKSVKYRPSNGSFSISKANHSHSGDYHCTAFLGKGRHMSRSVTITVQGSADAPVISLLWYHVTFCLVMFLLFAVDTGLYFYLRRNLQTPVEDWKKSLSVKKRQAPEGK; encoded by the exons ATGACTCTGGAGATACAGATGTTTCAGAATGTACATTCTGGAGGCCGATGGCGCCTTCAGCCACTGACAATTTTCCTGCTGTTCG CTCTTGCAGACCGGCAGACTG CGGATCTCCCGAAGGCCGTGGTGAAACTTGAGCCCCCATGGATCCTGGTTCTCAAGGAGGACAGTGTGACATTGAAGTGCGAAGGGACCCACAACCCTGGGAACTATTCGACCCAGTGGCTCCACAATGGGAGATCCCTCCAGAGCCAGGTCCGGCCCAACTACACGTTTAAAGCCACCGTCAATGACAGTGGAGAATACCAGTGCAGACTGGAGCAGACCATCCTCAGCGACCCTGTACAACTGGAAGTGATTGCCG ACTGGCTGCTGCTCCAGACCCCTCAACTGGTGTTTAAGGAAGGGGAAACCATCATCTTGAGGTGCCATAGCTGGAGGAACAAATCCCTGAACAAGATCACATTATACCAAAATGGAAAATCTGTGAAATATCGTCCGTCCAATGGCAGCTTCTCCATCTCCAAAGCAAATCACAGCCACAGCGGTGATTACCACTGCACAGCATTCCTAGGAAAGGGAAGACACATGTCGAGGTCTGTGACCATCACCGTCCAAG GTTCAGCAGATGCACCCGTCATCTCTCTACTTTGGTACCATGTCACTTTCTGCCTCGTGATGTTCCTCCTGTTTGCAGTGGACACGGGCCTTTATTTCTATTTACGGAGAAACCTTCAAACCCCAGTGGAGGACTGGAAGAAATCCCTGTCAGTCAAAAAGCGTCAGGCTCCTGAGGGCAAATGA